AATCTTTATTATTCAAAAAAGGGTCGGTATCCTTAAGATTATCGCTATAAGAGTTTATTGTTGCTAATTCAGAAATTTTGGTTAACTGATTCAATGTGTTAAATTTAATGTTTGTATTAAAATATTTAACTTCTTTTTTTGTGTCCCCAAATTCATCAAAGTAAAATTTGTAAAATTCAGGAGTTTTCACATTCAATTCAATATCATTCAAATTAATGTTTTTTATTTTATTACTGTTATTTTTTTCCTTTTTAACTTCTCAAAAATGGATTTCATTTGTTTTGTCAGGATATTTACAATTAAATGTTGCCACCACACTTTTTAAATCTTCAAAAGTCATTTTTAAATAATCTGAAGTTATAGTCATTACTTGTAGACCAACTCCCGATACCGCAATACTTTTTTTTGATTTATCATCATCATCTTTATCAAAATATCCGTCAAATCATTCATAATATTTTGAAAATGAATTTTCAAGAAGAATATATTCTTGAGTGTTGAATTCTGTTTGTTCAACTACTAAATTATTAATTGATAAAGAAAAAGGATTTTTTTTCTTATAAATAATATGATTAATAGAAAGTGGAAAGGTTCTTCAAAATCTAATAATAAATTTGTCTTCGTTAAATATTCTTCTTATTTCAACAGCACCTCTTTTAAATTGATTAATTGATGATAAATTATTAATTCAAAAATTTTTTCTATCATAATTTTTGTTTATTCCTTTACTATTTACAGAGAAAAAATCTTGATCTAATACAACAGTTTGTTTATTTAATATTTGTGAATTTACTGCTGTATTTATATTACCTAGTAAGAAAATAGTAAAAGAATTCCTCTATTGCCATTTTTCTCTGTCTGTAAAAGCTTGATTTAGATAAAAAAGTATCATCACTTTTTTTATTCATAATAACATACTCTTTTATAAATTTTGCATTATTTTGATCCATGTAGGTTAATGCATCTTGAAAATCAGTTAACGATGATTCTTCATTTTTATTTTTTTTATTTTCTTTATTTAATAATTTGTTTATTAAATCATTTTGTCTTCTCATTTCTTGCCTAGTTTTATCTAATAAATATAGTGTTTTTATAATGTTTATCCTATCTTTATTGGGGATAAATTTGTCAATTTGTTTTTGATAATTTATTTTCATTTTTCCTCCTACAACATCAATTTTAAAATTGTGATTTGTATTGAAAAAATGGAAAAAAATAGGAAAAATAGTGCTTTTTTTCCACTATAAATAGTTTTTTATCTAAGTTTTTTAGTAGTTTTATTGATTATTGAATAGTTTATATAATAGTTAAAATTAGAATCTTAATATTAAAACAATTAATTATAAATTTTGTTTTACAAATTCTTTATATCATGATACTTTTTTCCGTTTAATTCTTTTTTATAGTATTTTTATGAAATTTAGTTACTTTTTGAAAAAATGAATATAAATCTTAAAAAACAAAAATCATTTTTTGTTATTTTTACTCACAATAGGCTACTAAATTAATAATTTTTATCAAGTAGAAAATTTTCTAAATAAATTATAAAAAAACATATAAATAAAATTTATTCATTTTTTGTTTAATTGGCAAAAGAATCATAGATATTTTGTCTTGCTATAAATAATATTAAGATTAAGTTTATATTATATAATTAAACTATGAATAAAATTAATTTATTGAAAAGGAATAAAAATGTAATATTAGCATCACTTTTTTTAGTGTTTTCAATAATTATTTTAGTTTGCGGAATTATTCTTATTATGAAAACCGAAAACTACGTTTGAGTTTGAGGTATTTTAGCTTTTTTAGCTAGTGGTTTGGGCATTGCATTTTCATTAATACTTATAAGTAAGCATTATTGGACAAGAAATGCAATTGTTAAAAAATCGTTTAATTATTTTATGGATGAAGTTATTAGTCATAATTCATTGGGATTAATAGTTTATGATCACAAGAATTATATTTTGTGAACTAGTGCGTTTTTTAAAAATCGTTTTGGTCGGAATTGAATTGGAGAAACTTTAAATAATTTTTTTGAAGACTATTCAATCTATTTTGAAATAGGACAACAGAACTTTTCATTTGAATTCCAAGGTTTTACATATGAAGCTACTATTTGGCCTTTAAAAAATTGTATAAGCATTAAGGACGTAACTTTTGAAAAACAATTAGAAAAAATTTATAGGGATCAGCTATCTGTTATTGGAGAGATGGAAATTGATAATTACCAGCTTTATAATTCAATTCTTTCAGAAGAAGAAATTTATAAAGTTAACCAAGAATTTATTTCTATTCTTGATGAGTTAGTGGTAAATTACAATTTTACATATAGACAATATACAAGTGGTAAGTTTATAATTTTCACTAACAAAGAATCAATTGATAAAATGTCTAAAATTAATTTTAGTTTTTTATCAAGAATTCATAATGTTTTAAGTGAATCAAAAACAAATAATATTTTAGTATCGGTATCTGCTGGTTTTGCAGTTGGCTTTAAGAATCTTTGAGAAAAAACAGAACAAGCGAAAAGTGCTCTTTTACAGGCTCAAAGCCGCGGTGGTGACCAAGTTGCAATATTTTCAAAAAATGAAAATCCTAAATATTTTGGTTCTTCAAGTGAGATTTTATATGACATTAGTAGAACAAAAATCAAAAGTCTAGCAAATAATATAGAGCAAAAATTAAAGAGTCCAAAGATAAAGAAAGTTATTTGCTATGGGCATGCAAATGCTGACTTAGATGCTATTGGTGCATCGCTTGGTATTTGAACTCTTGCAAAGCAATTTAATAAAGAAGCTTATATTTGTTCAACAACCCAAGATAGTACAACTTCTAAAGCAATTGAAAAATTAATTCCTGATGCAGAATATGATGAAATATTTATAAAACCTCAAGCAGCTAACAAAATCACAGATGATCAAACTCTTGTATTTTTACTTGATAATTCAGACATTAAAAGAACTGATAATAAGGATTGTATAACTAATACGAAAGTTAATAATATTTTTATATTGGATCACCATAGATTAGGATCTAGTGTAGATTTTTGTCCAAAAATGAATCGTTATATTGATTCAGCTGCTTCAAGTACATCTGAAATAGTTACAGAAATTCTAATGTTTGTACAGAAAAAGATTAAACTTCAACATTTCATATCTCAAATGTTGTTAAATGGTATTTATTTAGATACATTACAATTTACCAAACACGTTAGTTCAAGGACATTTTCGGCTGCAGCATGACTTGAAGAAAGAGGTGCTGATTCTTCTAAAAGTAGTGAATCACTTAAAATGGATGCATCTACTTGAGAACAAATTAATGACTTACTTATGAATATACAAGAAGTTAAGCCTTATTACTATTTAGCTTACAAGGACGTAGCACTATCAAATGATGTGATTTCGATAGCAGCAGAAGAAATTTTAAAAATTAGCGGAAGAAAAGCAGCCTTTGTTGTAGCAAAATTAAAAGGTACAAACATTTATAAAATGAGTGCAAGAGGTCTTGGTGTTAATGTACAATTAATAGCAGAAGCTGTTGGTGGTGGTGGGCACTATGGCACAGCCGCTGCAACAACAATTGAAGATTTTGAAACATTTATAAATAACATTAAACATGCGATTGTGAGTGAGAAAAATGAAAGTAATACTTATTAAAGACTGCAAAGACGGTCAAGCTAATACAATAATTGAAGTTTCAAATGGTTATGGATCAAACTTTTTGGTTAAAAAAGGATTCGGCGTTCCATACAATGAAATTACTAAAAAACAACTTGAAAAAAGATTGAGTGCGCTAACAGCACAAGAGATGGAAAAACGTTCTGAAGCTCTTTTATTGAAGGAATCTTTAGAAAAACAAACTTTAAAGTTTACAATGGATGCCAATATTGATGCTAATGGCAATTTAAATGTTCATGGTGCAGTTTCGACAAAAGAAATTGTTAAATCTTTAGCCCAATTAGGCTATAAATTAGATAAATATGCCGTTCAAAAAGTTCATTTGGTATCTAATGGAGAGCATTTAATTGATGTTGTAGTTTATAAAGATATAATTGCAAAATTGAAGGTGGTTTTATTAATCAATGTCAAATAATAGTGATGGTTACCCGGGTTATAAGAAAACATCATTAAGCAAATTTTCTAGCCCACAATTAGAGATAAACTTGCTCGGACTTGTTTATATAAATAATAAAACAGCAGCAGAAATAATTCCTTATTTGACTAAGGAAGATTTTTCAGTTTATGAAAATGCGATGTTTTATGAACTTTTACATGAAATGTTTTTTTCAAATATTTCAATAAATTATGACCAAGTAATGCTTTTTTCAAAAAATAAAGCTGCATATAATTTCATTTCAGTGGAATATTTAGAGATGCTTCAAGCAGGCGCCGGTCTTTCGTCTAACATAATTCAATATTTACAAGAAATTGAAAGATTAACCAAATTAAGAACCATTGAGCAGAATTTGAATTTTATTCAAAAGAAAATGACAAACGATGGTTATGCTACAAGTGATAAAGAAGTTATAAATAATTTACAAAATTTATTACTTAATATTGAAAAAACAAAAACCAGCCAAGATTTTTTACATGCTAAGGATGTTTCAAAAATAGTTATAAAAGATCTTGAAGAAAGAAGAAGACTAGGCCATGCCAATATTACTGGTGTTCCAACTGGTTTTAAAAAGCTAGATTCTCTTACACAAGGGTTTCAACCAGGTGAAATGATTGTTTTAGCAGCTAGGCCCGGAATGGGAAAAACTGCTTTTGCTCTTAATATTGCTCGTTATGCATCACATCCAAAATTAGGCGGTAAAAAAGTAGCGTTTTTCACACTAGAAATGCCATCCACTTCGCTTGTTACTCGTTTATTTGGTATAAGTTCTGGAGTTGATCTTTATAGATTTAAAAAACCAGACTTATTAACTGATAGTGATATGTATAAAATTCGTGGTGCTCAAAATAATGATATTGACAAATTAGCTTTATTGATAGACGAATCAGCAAAAACAGACTTACCAACATTATTATGAAAATGTAGAAGGCTTGCTAAATCATTTGGATTAGACATGGTAATAATTGACTACTTACAATTGCTCAGTGTTAATAATGAAAAATCATCAAGAGATAGACAAAACGAAGTTGCTACAATAAGTAGAAATCTTAAAAC
The genomic region above belongs to Mycoplasma tauri and contains:
- a CDS encoding MHO_1580 family protein, with product MFLLGNINTAVNSQILNKQTVVLDQDFFSVNSKGINKNYDRKNFWINNLSSINQFKRGAVEIRRIFNEDKFIIRFWRTFPLSINHIIYKKKNPFSLSINNLVVEQTEFNTQEYILLENSFSKYYEWFDGYFDKDDDDKSKKSIAVSGVGLQVMTITSDYLKMTFEDLKSVVATFNCKYPDKTNEIHFWEVKKEKNNSNKIKNINLNDIELNVKTPEFYKFYFDEFGDTKKEVKYFNTNIKFNTLNQLTKISELATINSYSDNLKDTDPFLNNKDYFNSINKEDKKEITNKIRKTSYEMFKNQSLSFLGIKHIYNKNFELINNELNNEIKESIYTGKNDVRTVHYDWNTKYDYSKKMLIDSQTDIDKGLIIPYNFSGEFTMTYNFIHELDSKNKKNELLINVTQNISKPLLDPYKGLFSLKHETNMNNERKKYNFSIDYNRLGELITNKMNSIDEMVIRYKNEFKN
- a CDS encoding GGDEF domain-containing protein gives rise to the protein MNKINLLKRNKNVILASLFLVFSIIILVCGIILIMKTENYVWVWGILAFLASGLGIAFSLILISKHYWTRNAIVKKSFNYFMDEVISHNSLGLIVYDHKNYILWTSAFFKNRFGRNWIGETLNNFFEDYSIYFEIGQQNFSFEFQGFTYEATIWPLKNCISIKDVTFEKQLEKIYRDQLSVIGEMEIDNYQLYNSILSEEEIYKVNQEFISILDELVVNYNFTYRQYTSGKFIIFTNKESIDKMSKINFSFLSRIHNVLSESKTNNILVSVSAGFAVGFKNLWEKTEQAKSALLQAQSRGGDQVAIFSKNENPKYFGSSSEILYDISRTKIKSLANNIEQKLKSPKIKKVICYGHANADLDAIGASLGIWTLAKQFNKEAYICSTTQDSTTSKAIEKLIPDAEYDEIFIKPQAANKITDDQTLVFLLDNSDIKRTDNKDCITNTKVNNIFILDHHRLGSSVDFCPKMNRYIDSAASSTSEIVTEILMFVQKKIKLQHFISQMLLNGIYLDTLQFTKHVSSRTFSAAAWLEERGADSSKSSESLKMDASTWEQINDLLMNIQEVKPYYYLAYKDVALSNDVISIAAEEILKISGRKAAFVVAKLKGTNIYKMSARGLGVNVQLIAEAVGGGGHYGTAAATTIEDFETFINNIKHAIVSEKNESNTY
- the rplI gene encoding 50S ribosomal protein L9 gives rise to the protein MKVILIKDCKDGQANTIIEVSNGYGSNFLVKKGFGVPYNEITKKQLEKRLSALTAQEMEKRSEALLLKESLEKQTLKFTMDANIDANGNLNVHGAVSTKEIVKSLAQLGYKLDKYAVQKVHLVSNGEHLIDVVVYKDIIAKLKVVLLINVK
- the dnaB gene encoding replicative DNA helicase; translation: MSNNSDGYPGYKKTSLSKFSSPQLEINLLGLVYINNKTAAEIIPYLTKEDFSVYENAMFYELLHEMFFSNISINYDQVMLFSKNKAAYNFISVEYLEMLQAGAGLSSNIIQYLQEIERLTKLRTIEQNLNFIQKKMTNDGYATSDKEVINNLQNLLLNIEKTKTSQDFLHAKDVSKIVIKDLEERRRLGHANITGVPTGFKKLDSLTQGFQPGEMIVLAARPGMGKTAFALNIARYASHPKLGGKKVAFFTLEMPSTSLVTRLFGISSGVDLYRFKKPDLLTDSDMYKIRGAQNNDIDKLALLIDESAKTDLPTLLWKCRRLAKSFGLDMVIIDYLQLLSVNNEKSSRDRQNEVATISRNLKTLALELKIPVIALSQLSREVEKRVDKRPILSDLRESGTIEQDADIVLFLYRENYYNKQKTDTQEYGIAIPEPTTLLIAKHRNGTQADINLSFRLECGKFEDDSLFQYEDEDDKGEE